One segment of Triticum aestivum cultivar Chinese Spring chromosome 2A, IWGSC CS RefSeq v2.1, whole genome shotgun sequence DNA contains the following:
- the LOC123186585 gene encoding neurofilament medium polypeptide, with the protein MVRSPVAPTPTPRSPVAPNPNSSSPVAPTPTPKSQAAPTPTPSSRAADLEEHKVTNELLCAIKIEKANDPDLEEHKGAGKLLTEPPKFKKRKRSRQSSGKLHGEHQEMNEVVMKPSTSKKKRKASEGMCTNPPAPLFGPLAVDMDKQPPPLKKKRLNKRDVATIPSSGSLPIEKDRQPSPRSLPVDKDKQPLLGPLAIDKDKQPSPGSLPLDNNKQPSSGSLAVDKNKHPSLSKKVVPHLFIPCLPCASCS; encoded by the exons ATGGTCAGGTCGCCGGTGGCCCCAACCCCGACCCCCAGGTCGCCGGTGGCCCCAAACCCGAACTCCAGCTCGCCGGTAGCCCCAACCCCGACACCCAAGTCGCAGGCTGCCCCAACCCCGACTCCCAGCTCGCGTGCTGCAG ATCTTGAGGAGCACAAGGTTACTAATGAGCTCTTGTGTGCCATAAAAATTGAGAAGGCTAATGACCCGGATCTTGAAGAGCACAAGGGTGCTGGTAAGCTCCTTACGGAACCACCAAAGTTCAAGAAAAGGAAGCGAAGTAGGCAGAGTAGCGGCAAGCTTCATGGGGAACACCAAGAAATGAACGAAGTCGTCATGAAGCCGTCGACGTCCAAGAAAAAGAGGAAG GCAAGTGAAGGAATGTGCACTAATCCACCGGCACCATTGTTTGGACCTTTGGCCGTTGACATGGATAAGCAGCCACCACCATTGAAGAAAAAAAGGCTTAATAAG AGAGATGTTGCAACTATACCATCATCCGGATCTTTGCCCATTGAAAAGGATAGGCAGCCATCACCTAGATCTTTGCCTGTTGACAAGGATAAGCAGCCATTACTTGGACCTTTGGCCATTGACAAGGATAAGCAGCCATCACCTGGATCTTTGCCCCTTGACAATAATAAGCAGCCATCATCTGGATCTTTGGCCGTTGACAAGAATAAGCATCCATCACTATCCAAAAAAGTG